The genomic region GGTTTTATTAGACTCTCGTTCTATACTTATGAAGCCTGAACGTGaagctagtataatataattatagaataacaTATCATTTGTCcctgttaaatgtttatgattttattacttattttttatttattattaacatacggCATAAAtaagatagataaaaaaattagtaatttttacacAGACTTCGCCCACGATTGCTTATGAAGATCCATGGTTAATTGTGCTCTCCACTACTggattatctaaaataaaaattaagttaaatggttttaatttattatcaaattataagctacatattatataacaaaaaatgtattcagAAAGACATGGATGGTTGTTAATTGATGATagtgttattaaaatactatatattttgatattaataaccTTAACGGTGTGGTAGCAAGCCGCTCTGTAGGATGTATTCGATCACAAGCTCACGTAACATGTTCGAACATCAATCTGAACTAAATTGTTGCCCAAATATTTTCGTTTCGTTCAGAATACTCTTCAGCTCTTTTGTATTGCAGTAAATGgagcaagtttttaattatcgCTCAAAATGCTGCGTGAGTCATTGAAGATATTTCATTGCTTGATACATATCAATgtacttgaaataatatataaaaaattaaattgactgcctgtaaatatcccactgctggactaagctCCTCTCAATGGTCCCTGTAGTTGCTAGAAGATATTCGTCATCTCTATCTGACGAAAGAATCGTTTATCTATATACACACAAAACTCATTGCGGTCCTACAGCCAATATCAAAGTAGATTAGCCATCAACGCATaacatagtgcacaagtatgtgtaCAAACACAAGTACACTCTCATCATCCGATATTATGCGGCCTTTTAGCTgctaagagccgagatggcccagtggtaagaacgcgtgaaacttaatcgatgatcgtgggtcctgggcaagcaccactgaattttcatgtgcttaatttgtgattataattcatctcgtgctttacggtgaaggaaatcatcgtgaggaaacctgcatgtgcctaatttcactgaaattctgccacatgtgtatcccaccaacccgcattggagccgcgtggtggaataagctccaaaccttctccttaaaaagaggagaggaggcctttagcccagcattgggacaatcacaggctgcTATGGATGGTATAGCTGCAAGATAAAAACGAGGCTatcaatcattaatttattaagctgCCACtgtttaatgtgtatatttatCCATCCAACATACGACTATTTGTTATACGTGTTAAAAgatgcaattttatttacaaatacattgtTTGTCGTTCATGTAAACAAAATAGTTTCAATTGTTTACCGTGACAGAATGTGTGTTGTGGTCGAAGGCTGCAGATAAACTGTAaccgtattaaaaaaaacaaatatagattaaaaaagaaattgttcTAGTTAAGTGAAGTGGTTTTTGTATTCAGAAAATGTTAGTGCTTAAATTATACGCTATTTTAATCACATATCCAATGGTGATGGCTATTAAAGAAATGATATACTTAAACAAAATTTGCGATCTGCTTGCTGGCGATTCCAATAGGCGATGCTACATCAAAGAAACTTTGGCCTCGCTAGCTCATAGTCCGAACCAATTAGCTTTTAGTGGAGTAACTAATACGCTTTACTTCAGCTTTGACTCAGGCCGGGGAGAGTATCTACCGGTCTCATTCAATATTGACACTAAAAAGCTAACCATTTTGAAAGGTATTAAAGATGCTTTTGCCATAGCCAGCGATTCAGCAAACGAAATCTACTTCGGTGGCAGTCACGGCATTTACAAATACAGTCCAATTTCGAAGAGCCTCAAGAGGTTAGGTGTGAGTAATTTAGATATTTGGTGGATCCAAGTGAAAGCCAAAATCTATTTCATCAAATTTCCAAGTCTGAAATTGTACTTTTACgaaaatcgtaaaataaaatcGGTTTCACAGCTGAGAAATTCCATCGTTAACCAGTTCGTGATCGATTCCGATGACAACATATTTTTCAACAACAGTACTGGTCTGTTTGGTGTTCGAAATGGTTCAAACAATGTTGTATTTATGAAAAGAGATCCTAAATTTTACGGTATGGCCCTAGACAATACAGGGCACGTGTATCTTTGCTGTGAAGATGGTGTCTACGTTGTTGGTAAAATGTTACAAAGGGtgaaaaaaattttgaatatcCAGGGCATACTAGGTATGGCTTTTGATAAGGATAATAATCTTATCTATTCTGATTCACATCATATAGTTCGACTCAAATCTCTTTCGAAGGATGATAACATTTttgataataacataaattaaatttgtatctgTAAACTTGAGACCACTAATcctaaataatttgttaatgatctttatattgcttttaataTGCAATTgatacaattgaataaaattatagaataaatgttatattttttttatattcgaacactaaatataattgttaggATATTAAAGAAGGTGGTATATACTCTGCtgtgtatttgtatatttatgttaattttattttacaatcaaaataacTCTAGTTATATAATTGGAATATACATAGAGaagtcaattatttattttgtaagtatgaaaaagtaaagtaaaagcctgtgaatatcccacttctaggctaaggcctcctctcattttttttttttttgaggagaaggcttgactcttattccaccacgccactccaatgtatatataaaaaagagtcATAATTGTCAATGTTATATAATGACGCaaaatagataaacaaaaaacattaaattataataatataaatataaagtgcaatataattatataaatattcctaaATAACCTTTCCGACTTCTGAAACTATTGGACATATTTCTTACATACATTCATTCATCTTATTTATTGTCTAGAATTATCTGGATCACAAGACCGGGAATGTCGTTATTAAATACCTCTACATTGTAACGTGTATCATCAACATCGTTTCGTGTTGTATTTCTCGTTAGGGATATTAATATCACCAAAATTATTTGCTTAGAATTGACCATAAAATtgattgtaaatgaaaaaaaactattttattcatttattttgatgtCCAATAGTTGTACATAATACACATTCAAAACACTTATTAGCATTAAACTATGCACAACTGATTACAGGAGCAAGCACCATttccaaacacaattacaaaatatacaaatcaataataaaataaaaacagaaaatagaaatatttaaataaagaacaaaaacaaaaaatgaaacaaaaggtagtaaataaatattttttataacaaattaacaatattatatactagttacataaaatgtttatattgaaggaaAGACATTGGACAAATTCTTGATATTTTGTCCAAAGACCTTCGCTGGTGTACAGTTCACAAAAGTCGCTAGTTAAAGAGGATCTCATCACAATCAGGTGCATAGTTGAAGAACGTATTGAGGACTTACAtagaaacattcatttttattcattaaataagatAAGAAATACAATTAGATACTATACTATTTAAATTGATTCTAATTTGTTTAATCACTAAAATTAtgttctgtaatttttttttttttttatcatttataggcCAGCATTAAACCGTTGACTTGCCCGATGTAAAGCATCGCCAAGGTCTATTATATAGTACGTTTGGAATGTGTaagttttttgaatataatggTAATGgcgaataaacaatatttttctgaatctactataatatatatatatatgtatgtatgtatgtatgtattaagcCAACCGACTGGCTCATCAGAGATCTCCGAAACTATTTCGTTTGACTCGAAATTTAGCATAAGGGGAACCCgcaacgtagacgctcactaagaactgattttaagcatttttatacaaaatatatttttttattatgtaaaatttataacatttttttcattaaaaaaataaagtacgaAGCCGAAACGgataatttttagtattataatacgtatgtatttgtaaatgttAGCAATAATAACtactattattttgttttgtttgttaatttttttttaaataggagcTTGGAAATAGGAAGTGTATACACTAATCGCCAAAAGGGTCACTTTTCACTTCGTTAGATGTTCTGTAGACTGTGAAACCACTAAGGTTaatgaaaatcaatattattaatgattatgaAACCGCAACTGTTGTATTGACGGACTTTTGAAAGAGTATACTAGATGGTACTaagtggtagggttttgtgcaagcctgtctgggtaggtactacccactcatcagatactctagcgtcaaacagcaatacttagtatcgtttcgttccggtttgaagggttaatgcgccagtgtaatttcaagcacaagggacaaaacatcttagttctcaaatttttctttttttaatttttaattttctgaaaAATTCAATTGAAAACCGCATTTTTTTTCCGAAGTCGGTTGAAAAGAAATAGTTACTTTTGACCTATATATTTGTTGTTGaatagaaatagaaaaaaaaaacatttttaattatacagctATATATACCTtagtttaaatgaaatttaattttaaaatataggatAACATTTTACAAGCAATTTAGCCTCATGACGTCACGAGCATGTCGCATCTCTCTCCTgcaatatgaatttattttgtgGCATCTTAATTAAGTTGCTATCGCACAGCAAgtcatattaatattcaaatgttattaaaattcaacatttttgtattaaatattttcacaaatattGTCAgcgaataaaatgttatacataatatctttaaatattatgaaacaaaatcGAAGCCTTTCTCGTCTGCCTATTTGTTCGCTAGATTCTTCTTAGCTACGTGTTGGAttcataattattcatatatttacataaaacattcgtatttcattattaaaaaatagaaaaaaaaaaactaaacgaaAAACTTAACTCGATTTTTTGCACAATATTAACCCTGTTCCAAAACAACATCTCGGTTATAAGCGTTTccctttaattaaaatagcttttttaattaaaagaaaacgcaaagtacataattatgtactcaaatataaaacgttatttatttatttatatcatatattctttatttacatagataaaatGTGATATGACATCTTGTGAAAAAAACGCGCTCGGTAAAAATTATACTACGATAcgatactaattataatatcttatttgcttattataactcaatatttatttattttattaaggaaacaaacagataaacaaTTCCTACGTAAATACATCGg from Nymphalis io chromosome 11, ilAglIoxx1.1, whole genome shotgun sequence harbors:
- the LOC126772084 gene encoding ommochrome-binding protein-like encodes the protein MKDSRRAFKIKLKWCQDNEEQIKMDILATSYKNKHFGKFWQQTNRLNARPSPSVEIGDVSGCRNIANMFKTQFKVEPCEVNCTVADSGGIKSTGECLLRFKTSEVVEAIMSKKRRKSPGHDGLSVEHLRHAGVHLPKVLGWFYNICVSHGFLPDSMTRTVVVPIIKIRTGDAADRTNYRPISLATITAKVLDSLLDTQLCKAVNIHDAQFGFRRCYIKETLASLAHSPNQLAFSGVTNTLYFSFDSGRGEYLPVSFNIDTKKLTILKGIKDAFAIASDSANEIYFGGSHGIYKYSPISKSLKRLGVSNLDIWWIQVKAKIYFIKFPSLKLYFYENRKIKSVSQLRNSIVNQFVIDSDDNIFFNNSTGLFGVRNGSNNVVFMKRDPKFYGMALDNTGHVYLCCEDGVYVVGKMLQRVKKILNIQGILGMAFDKDNNLIYSDSHHIVRLKSLSKDDNIFDNNIN